The Microbacterium horticulturae region GCCGGCGGCGGCCGCAGTGGCGGGGTACGTCGGCGGCGGACGTGCCGTCGCCGAGCCTGTGCTGGAGTGGGCGTACGGGTACGCCGCGCTCTCGCGCGAGGACTACGACGCGTTCCTGGATGCCGCGGCCGCGGCGTCCGCGCCCTGACTTCACCCCGCACACATCGATGAGAGAACACCTGGCGGACGAGGATGCGGGTATTTCCCTCTCTCTCGGCGACCAGTTGTTCTCTCACCGGTTCATGAAGCGGGAGGCGGGCCGTGCTCCGCGAGCCACGCGTCGCGCGTGGTCGCCGTGGTCTGCAGCAGCCAGGAGTCGGTGATCGTCTCGCGCAGGAGCTGCAGGTCGACGCCGCCGAGCTCGGTGAGCACCGCCGGCCACGCCTCGAAGTGCGGGATGTCGAAGAACGCGTTCGGAAAGGTCTCGAGCAGCCCTGCCTTACCGTCCAGGCCGTCGGTGCGGATGGCGACGACGACGCCGTCGGGCCAGGTTCGGCCGAGGGCAGCGAGCTTGGCGAGATCGGCCTTGCGCGGGCCGCGCTCCCAGACCACCTGTCCGGCCTTCGTGCGCCAGGATGCACCGCCCCCGTGCCCGTTCACGGACTCGGTCACGTCGGGGAACTCGGCGCAGATCGCGCGCACATCGTCGAGCGTCGCCATACCCGCGATTGTCCTCCCGCGCCGCGGCCGCGTCCAGGTCCGTCCGCCCGGCCCACCCGCCCCGCCCGGCCTGCCCCGTGAGAGTGCAGCTGGTGGACGAGGGAGCGGTTGGTTCCCTCTCTCTCGGCGACCAGTTGCACTTTCACCGAAATCGAGGCGGGCGGCACACTAAATCTACCAGTTGGTCTATTTTGCGCTACGCTCGTCGGGGCCCGCACCGCGGCGGGTCCGGATCACCGGAGGTGCCGATGCCTGCTCGTCCCCTGTCCCGTCTGCTCGCTCTCGCCGGGCTCACATCCCTCGCCACGGTCATCTCCGTCGCTGCGCCCGCGTACGCCGCGCCCGTGACGACCGCGAGCGCGGCGACCGGCACGGCCGCAGCATCCCTCACCACGCTCCACTTCGCCGTCACCGTCGGTGCCGACGATGCGACGTCCTGCGATGTCGTCGGCGACCTGTACATGCCGGCCGGTGCTTCGTCGAGCAGCCGCGTGCCGGCCGTGCTCATGACCGACGGCTTCGGCGGATCGAAGGACGGTGTCGCGCCGATGGCCACGATGTTCGCGGGGCTCGGTTACGCGGTGCTCGCGTACTCAGGGCTGGGATTCGGCGGATCGACCTGCCCGGTCTCGATGGACGATCCGCAGCTCGACGGGAAGGCGGCCCAAGACCTCGTCAGCTACCTGGGCGGTGCCGACGGGATCGCGTACGAAGACGCCGCACACACTGTTGCGGCGCCGGCTCTCGACACCGTGGCCATCGACCGCCGTGCACACGACGGCGTCCGGCACCAGAACGACCCGCGGGTCGGGATGGTGGGCGGCTCCTACGGCGGCGCCGTGCAGTTGGCCGCGGCATCCGTCGACCCGCGCATCGACGCCATCGTGCCGGCCGAGACCTGGAACGACCTCGGCTACTCGCTGTTCCCGAACGGCACGGCGACGACGTCCGGCGTGACGAGCTCGACCCCGGGCGCGATGAAGATCCACTGGGGACTCACCCTCGGGCTGCTGGCTTCGGCGACCGGGACCGGCGTCGACGACACCCAGCCGGTCGCTCTGCTCGGCTGCGAGCACACCGTCTCGGCGGTGTGCCAGACGCTGATTCACGGTGCGGTCCAGGGCTACCCCTCCTCAAGCGACCTCGCGGCTCTGCGCAAGGTCTCGCCGGCGTCGTACCTCGAGAACGTCCGCGCCCCGACGCTTCTGATCCAGGGCGAACGCGACACGCTCTTCAACCTGAACGAGGCGACCGCGACGTTCGAGACGCTCCGCGCGCAGGGCACGCCCACCGCCATGATCTGGCAGCGCTCGGGGCACACCGACTCCGAGCCCGCCCCCGGCGACATCGACTGGAGCGCGCCCGATCCCGCCCAGTACGCCACCGGCCGGATGGTCGATTGGATCGAGCGCTACGTGCGCGGCACCCGCGTGGCCACCGGACCCCTGTTCGCGTACTACCGCGACTGGGCCGACGACGACAGCGATCCGACCGGGGCCACGGCGTTTGCGACATCCGACGTCTTTCCCGTCGCCGATGCCGACCCGCTGTACCTGTCCAGCGGCGGCCATTTCGTGAACGACCCGCGCGACATCGTCGACGGCACCTGGGGGCTCGTGACACCGGCCCTCGGACTGCCGACCAGCGCCGACCCGACCGACATCCTCGACGATCTGCTCGACGGCAGCCTCGGCACCGGAACCGAGGCCGACGCACCGGGAACCAGCCTGCAGTGGACCACGCGGACGCTCGACGAACCGCTCGACATCGCCGGTTCGCCGACCCTCGATCTCAAAGTCTCGTCGCCCGGTGCTCAGCTGACGCAAGCGCTCGGCACGCGCGGCCAGCTGGTCCTCTTCGTCAAGGTGCTCGATGTCGCGCCCGACGGCAGCGCCACCCTGGTGGGCCGGCAGGTCGCGCCCGCGCGCATTCCCGATGTCTCACAGTCGTTCACGACGCGGCTGCCGGGGCTCGTGCACCGATTCGAGGCCGGGCACCGCATCCGCGTCGTGGTCGCTGCCGGGTCGGCGAACTACCGGGGCGGCCTGTTCGCGCACGCGGTGACGGTCACGACCGGGTCGGAGGCCCAGGCGCTCGCACTGCCGACGCTCGCGGAGTGACGGGAAGGATGCCGCAGCGCGGCCGCTCGGGTCAGGACGCCGCTTCGTCGGCCTTTTCGAGGGCGTCGGGCCGCAACTCGGCCACCGGGCGCGCTGCGACGGTCTCGACGCCGAACAGCGCGGTGACGGCGTCGGCGAACTCACCGGCGCGACCGTCGGCGGCCAGCTCGCGGGCGCGCACCGACGGGCCGTGCAGCAGCACCCCGGCCAGGTGTCGCAGCGCGGCCTCGGTCTCGGGCGTCGTGTCGCCGCGCTTGCGCGCCCAGGCAATCTCGCCGTCGAGCACGTCGAACACATGAGAGCGCAGCATGACCAGTGCGGGGGTCACGGCGTCTTCGGCGGTCGCGCGGCGGTACTCCGCGAGCGCCTCGTCGACGAGCGTGCGCGCTTCGGCGGTCGCACCCAACTCGGGCAGCGGCGCGTGCGCGCGGAGGGTCTCGAGATCGAGCAGCTCGGTCTCGGGCACCGCCGCGACCTCGGGGGCGACGTTGCGCGGCAGACCCAGGTCGATGATGAGCCGGCGCTCCAGGGCGCCCGGCAGTTGGCGTGCGGAGGCGAGCATCGCGGCATCCACTATCACCTGCGGCGCGACGCTGCAGGCCACGACCACGTCGCTGTCGGCGAGGGCCCGCTCAAGCCCACCGGCAGGCACCGCGGCGATGCCATGACTCGTGGCGAAGGTTGCCGCCCGGCCGGTGCGTGAGTACACACGCACGTCGGTGACGCCGCGGTCGCGCAGGGCCGCGAGGCTCGCGCCGGCGTAGCGGCCGGTCCCCACCAGCAGCACACGGGCCTGCGCCCAGTCGGTGATGCGCGTGGCGGCCATGTCGAGTGCGAGACGCACGACCGATCGGCCGGCACTCGAGAGCTCGGTGCGGTTCTTCACGCCGCGCGAGGTGCGCGACGCCAGCTGGAACACCCGCTCGAGCTCGCGCGTCGCGGTGCCGCGCTCACGCGCACCCTCCAGCGCGCGCCGCACCTGGCCGGCGATCTCACCCTCGCCCACGACGATCGACTCGAGGCCGCTGGCCACCGAGATCGCGTGCTCGGCGACCGCCTCGCCGTGCAGCAGAATGCCCGCTTCACGCACCTCGTCGCGCGCAAGTCCGGTCGCCGCGGCGACCGTGTCGGCCAGACGAGTGGATGCCGCATCCCACGGCAGCGCGTCGGTCGCGGCATCCCGCACGTCGAGGTACACCTCGAACCGGTTGCACGTCGACAGGATCACGCTGCCCTCGACTCCGGGTGCCGGATCGGACAGCCGCGCGGTCACCTCGTCGGCACGACGCTCGAGCCGCTCGACGACGTCGAGGGCGGCGGAGCGGTGGCTGGACGAGAAGCAGAGGAGCACGGGATTGAAGGATACCCCGCCCACCTGTGCGATCCGGCCGAGGCGTCGCGGGGCGTCACGCCGGCGCCTTTGCCACGGCCCGCCCGAGAGCCGTTCTCATCACGGTCTGAGAGAATCGGCCGGGTGAGTGCTCAGCCCGACCGCGCCCCGCTGCCCGCCGACCATCCGTTGTCGACGGGGGCGACATCCACCTCCCCCCTCGTGCAGGCGTATCGCGGCGTGCGCGGCGCGACGCTGCCCGTCTGGTTCATGCGCCAGGCCGGACGCTCACTGCCCGAGTACCGCGAACTGCGCACCGGCCTCGGCATGCTCGACACGTGCCTCGACCCGGCACTGGCGAGCGAGATCACGCTGCAGCCGGTGCGCCGCCACGGTGTCGACGCGGGAATCTTCTTCAGCGACATCGTCATCCCGCTGCGGCTGGCGGGCATCGGCGTCGAGATCCAGTCCGGCATCGGACCCGTCTTCGACCGCGCCGTCCGCAGCGCGGCCGACGTCGACGCGCTCATCGAGACCGGCACATTGCGCGCCGACGACGCGGCGCTCGACCCGATCCGCGAGGGCGTGCGCCGCACAGTGGCCGAGCTCGGGTCGACGCCGCTCATCGGGTTCGCCGGCGCCCCCTTCACCCTGGCCGCGTACCTCGCCGAGGGACGCCCCTCGCGCGATCACCTCGCCGCCCGCCGCCTCATGCACAGCGAACCCGACGCGTGGGCGCGCCTGCTCGCCTGGTGCGCCGACGTGACCGGAGCGTTCCTGCGCGCTCAGTTGCTCGCCGGCGCCAGTGCGGGCCAGCTGTTCGACTCGTGGGCCGGGTCCCTCAGCCGCGCCGACTACGCCCGCCACGTCGCGCCTGCGTCGGCCCGTGCGCTCGCGCACGCGCACGATCTCGGCGCCCCGCTCGTGCACTTCGGCCTCGGCACCGGAGAGTTCTTGACCGAGATGCGGGATGCCGGAGCCGACGTCGTCGGCATCGACTACCGCCTGCCGCTCGACGAGGCCTCGCGCCGCCTCGGCGGGTCGGTGCCGCTGCAGGGCAACATCGACCCGGCGCTGCTGGCCGCGCCCTGGGCCGTGCTCGAGGAGCACACCCGCGATGTCGTGCGCCGCGGCCGCAGCGCCCCCGCACACGTCGTGAACCTCGGCCATGGCGTGCCGCCCGACACGGATCCCGCCGTGCTCACGCGCCTGGCAGCGCTCGTCCACGAGCTCGGTGCGGACGAGGCCACCGGAGCCGGTCGTTGAGCGAGCGCACGGCGGGCCCCCGGTCGTTGAGCGAGCGCAGCGAGTCGAAACGCCGCTCCGGGATGCCCGACGCGTTTCGACTCGTCGCTCCGCTCCTCGCTCAACGACCGGAGCCTCAGCCAGCCCGCACCGGGTCGGCCCGATGACCCGCCTCATCGTCATCGGCGGGGGCGCCGCCGGGTTGGTCGCAGCGCGTGAGGCCGCGGCATCCGGCGCCGAGGTGACCGCCCTCGAGGCGAAGTCATCCGTCGGCGGAAGCATCGCCCGCCACGACGTCGCCGCCCTCACCCTCGACGCGGGCGCCGAGAGCTTCGCGACCCGCGGCGGAGCCGTCGCCCCGCTGCTTGATGAGCTGGATCTTTCCGACCGCATCGTCTGGCCGCACATCGCCGGGTCGTGGCTGCACCTGCCCGACCGCACCGTGCCGTCGCCGAAGGGCGGGATGCTCGGCATTCCGACAGACCCGCAGTCGCCGGAAGTCGTCGCCGCGATCGGAGTGGATGCCGCAGCCCGCGCCGCCCATGACCTCGACGATCCGCTGCCCGCCGGGTTCGCGCCGGCAACGCTGGGCGCGCTCGTCCGCGTGCGGATGGGCCAGGCCGTGCTCGACCGGCTCGTCTCCCCGGTCGCGAACGGCGTGTACTCGACGCCGGCCGACGACCTCGCCGTCGACGCCATAGCCCCCGGGCTGCGCGCGGCCCTGACCCGCACCGGCTCGCTCGCGCGGGCCGTGCGCGAGCTGCGCGGCGGCATCGCGGCCAAACCCGGGGCTGCGGCCGGCGGCCTGCGCGGTGGCATGTGGACCCTCATGTCAGCGCTGGCCGATGACATCGGCGCGCGCGGCGGCCAGGTGCTCGTCGACGCGCCGGTCCGCGGCATCCATCGCGACGGCGACACGTGGCTGGTCGACGTCGATCGCGGCGAGACCCTGCGCGCCGACGCGGTCATCGTCGCGACCGCTCAGTCGGCGGCGGTGCGGCTGCTGGGTGGGCTGATTCCGTCGGCGGAGTGGCCGGCACCCACCCGCGTCGACCTCGCGACGCTCGTGCTCGACGCCCCCGCGCTGGACGCCGCGCCCCGTGGCACCGGACTGCTCGTCGCCGACGACGCGCACGACGTGGTCGCGGCGAAGGCCCTGACCCACGCGAGCATCAAGTGGGCCTGGGTCGCCCAGCAGGCCGGCCCCGGCCGCCACGTCGTGCGCCTCTCGTACGGCCAGGCCGGGCATCGCAGCCAGGCTGCGGACATCGACGACGCTGCGCTCCAAGAGCTGGCGATGCGGGATGCCGCGGCCCTCCTCGGCGTGCGCCTCGAAGCCGCGCAGCTCGCCGGGTTCGCCCGCTCGACCTGGACGAACGCCGTCTCGCTCGCCGCACGCGGGCAGGCCGAGCGCGTCGCCGCCGTGCGCGAGGCCGTGGCCGCGGTGCCCGGGCTCGAGGTCGCCGGCACCTGGGTCGCCGGCACGGGACTCGCCTCGGTCGTGCCCGACGCGCGGGCCGCGGCATCCCGCGCCGTCGCTCGCTGAGCCGCGTCGCTGCCACGTCACAGCCGCCCAGCGCAGAAGCGCGCCAGATCTTGCAGATGACCTGAAGCTTTTTTGGGGTTTCACAACCGACGGACGGATGATTGACGTCGTGTCCGATCGTGTCGCGTCCTCCCCCGAATCCGCCCCCACCGTCTACACCCTCTGGGCCGCGTTCGCGCGCCCCGCTGGCGCCGCCGTCCCCACCGAAGCGCTGAGCACGGCCGCCGCCGACCTCGACGCGGCCATCGCCGAGGTCGAGGCCGCCGGGGTCACCGTGCGCGGCACCTACGACGTCTCAGGATTCCGCGCCGACGCCGACCTGCTGTTCTGGCTGCACGGCCCCACGCCCCGCGAGCTCCAGGCCGCGCTGCGCACGCTCCGCCGCGTGCCCGCGATCGCCGCTCTCACCCCGCGCCAGACCTTCGTCGCCGTGCACCGCGATGCCGAGTTCAACAAGCGGCACATCCCCGCCTTCGTGCGCGGCGTCGAGCCCAAGCCGTGGCTGGCCGTCTACCCGTTCGTGCGCAGCAAGGACTGGTACCTGCTGCGCGACTCCGAGCGCAGCCGCATGCTCGCCGAGCACGGCCGTGCCGGCGCCGGCTACACCGGCGTGCTCACCAACACGGTCGCGGCGTTCGCACTGGGCGACTACGAGTGGGTCGTGCCGATCGAGAGCGACGAGCTCGTCGACCTCGTCGACATGATGCGCGACCTGCGCTACGTCGACGCCCGGCGCCACGTCATCGAAGAGACACCGTTCTTCACCGGTCATGTCGTCTCGACCGCCGAGGTCGCCGAGGTGCTCTCGTGACCGCGTTCGACGCGATTCTGCTCGCGAGCTTCGGCGGTCCCGAGGGCCAGGACGACGTCATCCCGTTCCTGCGCAACGTCACCCGCGGTCGCGGCATCCCCGACGAGCGGCTCGAAGAGGTCGCCGTGCACTACCGCCACAACGGCGGCGTGAGCCCGATCAATGCCCAGAACCGTGCCCTGAAGGCCGCGCTCGAGACCGAGCTCGCCGCCCGCGAGATCGAGCTGCCGGTGTACTGGGGCAACCGCAACTGGAACCCGTACTTCGCCGACGCCGTGCGCGAAGCGCATGCGGCCGGCGATGACCGGCTGCTGGCCGTCGTCACGAGCGCCTACACCTCGTACTCGGGCGTGGGTCAGTACCGCGAGAACTTCGAGCAGACTCTGGCCGACACGGGCCTCGAGGGCACCGTCACCATCGACCGGCTGCGCGAGTTCTTCGACCACCCGGGCTTCGTCGCTCCCTTCATCGAGGGCGTGCGCGACGCGGTTCGGGACACTTCGTCTCGCCCTGCGGGCTCGCTCAGTGCAGGTGCCGCAACCCCGACGCATGTGCTCTTCGTGACGCACTCGATCCCCAACACGGCGGCCGAGGCATCCGGTCCCGAACACGGCCCCGGCGGCGCGTACGTCGCCCAGCACCTCGCCGTGGCCGACGTGATCGCCGCGTCTGCGGCGCCCGGTGTCGCGTACTCGCTCGCGTACCAGTCGCGTAGCGGCGACCCGCGCACGCCGTGGCTCGAACCCGACGTCAACGACGAGATCCGCCGGCTCGCGGCGAGCGGTGTGCAGCACGTCGTCGTCGTGCCGATCGGCTTCGTCAGCGACCACATGGAGGTCATCTGGGACCTCGACACCGAGGCCGCCGAGACCGCCGCCGAAGTGGGCATCGGCTTCTCGCGCGTCGCGACCCCGGGCGTGCACCCGGCGTTCGTGTCGGGCCTGGTCGACCTCATCGAGGAGCGCCTGAACGACGTGCCCGACGCCGAGCGTCCGCACCTGACCGCGCTCGGACCATGGCCCGATCATGCGACGGTCGGCGCGTCCCAGCGGGGGACAGCCGACGCCGAGCCTGCGGTGGTCCGATGACCCTGCGCGTCGGCACCCGGGGCAGCGCCCTCGCGACCGCCCAGACGCAGCAGGTCGCCGATGCGCTCGCAGCGGCGCTGGGCGGCGTGGACGTCGAGATCATCCGCATCACGACGCACGGCGACACCTCGCGCGCGTCGCTGTCGAGCCTGGGCGGCACCGGCGTGTTCGCCACCGCACTGCGCGACGCGCTGCGTGAAGGCCAGTGCGATGTCATCGTGCACTCGTTCAAAGACCTGCCCACGGCGCCTTCGCCGGGTCTTGTGGTCGCCGCCGTCCCGCCACGCGAAGACGCCCGCGACGTCGTCGTGACCCGCGACGGCACCCCACTCGAAGACCTGCCCGCAGGCTCCCGCGTCGGCACCGGCTCGCCGCGGCGCATCGCCCAGGTACGCGCCGTGCGACCCGACCTTGAGGTCGTGGATATCCGCGGCAACGTCGACTCGCGCCTCGCGCGCCTGCACGCCGCCGGCGCCGATCGGCTCGACGCGGTCGTGCTCTCGGCCGCCGGGCTCAACCGTCTGGGCCGCACCGAGGTTCCGGCCGAGCCCATGCCCCTCGACTCCTGGCCTTCGGCCCCCGCGCAGGGAGCCCTGGCCGTCGAGGTGCGCGAGGCCGACGCCGCCGGTACGCCCCTGGCCACTGCGCTCGCGCAGATCGCCGACCCTGCCAGCGCCGCGTGCGCCACCGCCGAGCGCGGTGTGCTCGCGGGGCTCGAGGCGGGTTGCTCGGCCCCGATCGGCGCGACGGCACAGGTCGACGGCGACGCCCTGACCCTTTCGGCCGCCGTGTACAGCCTCGACGGACAGCGCCAGATCTCGACGACCGTGACCGCGAGCGGCGCCGACGCGAGCGAGCGCGCGGCCCGCGAGGTCGTCACCGCCCTGCGTGACACCGGCGCGGACGAACTCAACTGATGACGCGGGCCGCCGCCCGCGTGAGGAAGTGAACCGATGAGCACCCAGCATCCCGTCATCCGCCCCCGTCGCCTGCGCACCACCCCGGCGATGCGACGCTTGGTCGCCGAGACCCGCATCCACCCCGCGCAGCTGATCCTGCCGCTGTTCGTGCGCGAAGACATCACCGAGCCCGCGCCGATCACCTCCATGCCGGGGGTCGTGCAGCACACGCTCGACTCGCTGAAGGGTGCGGTGCGGGATGCCGCGGCCGCAGGGCTCGGCGGTATCATGCTGTTCGGCATCCCGGCGACCCGCGACGCCACCGGTTCCGGTGCGACCTCGGCCTCCGGCATCCTTAACCGTGCGACCGAGGTCGCAGCAGTCGAGGCCGGCGACGCGTTGGTGGTGCAGACCGACCTGTGCCTCGACGAGTTCACCGACCACGGACACTGCGGCGTGCTCGACGAGCGCGGCGCGGTCGACAACGACGCGACGCTCGATCGCTACCGCGACATGGCTGTGGCGCAGGCCCGCGCCGGATCGCAGCTGCTCGGCCTGTCGGGCATGATGGACGGCCAGGTCGCCGCCGTGCGCGAAGCGCTCGACGACGCCGGTTTCGCCGACACAGCGATCCTCGCGTACGCGGCCAAGTACGCGTCGGCCTTCTACGGCCCGTTCCGTGAGGCCGTCGACTCGCAGCTGCAGGGCGACCGGCGCACCTACCAGCAGGACCCGGCGAACCGCATCGAGGGCCTGCGCGAGGCCGCGCTCGACGAGGCCGAGGGCGCCGACGTGCTCATGGTCAAGCCGGCCATGAGCTATCTCGATGTGCTCGCCGACGTGGCTGCGACCGCGCAGGTGCCGGTGTGGGCCTACCAGGTGTCGGGCGAGTACGCGATGATCGAGGCCGCCGCCGCCAACGGCTGGATCGACCGCGACCGGGCGATCCGCGAGAGCGTGACCGGCATCCTGCGTGCGGGCGCCGGCGCCGTGCTCACGTACTGGGCGCTCGAGCTGGCCGCATCGGAAGGACAGGCATGAGCAATCAGACGGCGTTCGAGGCGGCATCCACCGTCATTCCCGGCGGCGTGAACTCGCCGGTGCGGGCGTTCCGCTCGGTGGGCGGGGCGCCCCGCTTCCTCGTGTCGGGCCACGGCCCGTACGTGGTCGACGTCGAGGGCCGCGAGTACGTCGACCTGGTGTGCTCGTGGGGCCCGCTGCTGCTCGGGCACGCGCATCCCGCGGTGCTCGACGCCGTGCATGCCGCCGTCGA contains the following coding sequences:
- a CDS encoding CocE/NonD family hydrolase codes for the protein MPARPLSRLLALAGLTSLATVISVAAPAYAAPVTTASAATGTAAASLTTLHFAVTVGADDATSCDVVGDLYMPAGASSSSRVPAVLMTDGFGGSKDGVAPMATMFAGLGYAVLAYSGLGFGGSTCPVSMDDPQLDGKAAQDLVSYLGGADGIAYEDAAHTVAAPALDTVAIDRRAHDGVRHQNDPRVGMVGGSYGGAVQLAAASVDPRIDAIVPAETWNDLGYSLFPNGTATTSGVTSSTPGAMKIHWGLTLGLLASATGTGVDDTQPVALLGCEHTVSAVCQTLIHGAVQGYPSSSDLAALRKVSPASYLENVRAPTLLIQGERDTLFNLNEATATFETLRAQGTPTAMIWQRSGHTDSEPAPGDIDWSAPDPAQYATGRMVDWIERYVRGTRVATGPLFAYYRDWADDDSDPTGATAFATSDVFPVADADPLYLSSGGHFVNDPRDIVDGTWGLVTPALGLPTSADPTDILDDLLDGSLGTGTEADAPGTSLQWTTRTLDEPLDIAGSPTLDLKVSSPGAQLTQALGTRGQLVLFVKVLDVAPDGSATLVGRQVAPARIPDVSQSFTTRLPGLVHRFEAGHRIRVVVAAGSANYRGGLFAHAVTVTTGSEAQALALPTLAE
- a CDS encoding glutamyl-tRNA reductase; protein product: MLLCFSSSHRSAALDVVERLERRADEVTARLSDPAPGVEGSVILSTCNRFEVYLDVRDAATDALPWDAASTRLADTVAAATGLARDEVREAGILLHGEAVAEHAISVASGLESIVVGEGEIAGQVRRALEGARERGTATRELERVFQLASRTSRGVKNRTELSSAGRSVVRLALDMAATRITDWAQARVLLVGTGRYAGASLAALRDRGVTDVRVYSRTGRAATFATSHGIAAVPAGGLERALADSDVVVACSVAPQVIVDAAMLASARQLPGALERRLIIDLGLPRNVAPEVAAVPETELLDLETLRAHAPLPELGATAEARTLVDEALAEYRRATAEDAVTPALVMLRSHVFDVLDGEIAWARKRGDTTPETEAALRHLAGVLLHGPSVRARELAADGRAGEFADAVTALFGVETVAARPVAELRPDALEKADEAAS
- the hemE gene encoding uroporphyrinogen decarboxylase, whose protein sequence is MGRVSAQPDRAPLPADHPLSTGATSTSPLVQAYRGVRGATLPVWFMRQAGRSLPEYRELRTGLGMLDTCLDPALASEITLQPVRRHGVDAGIFFSDIVIPLRLAGIGVEIQSGIGPVFDRAVRSAADVDALIETGTLRADDAALDPIREGVRRTVAELGSTPLIGFAGAPFTLAAYLAEGRPSRDHLAARRLMHSEPDAWARLLAWCADVTGAFLRAQLLAGASAGQLFDSWAGSLSRADYARHVAPASARALAHAHDLGAPLVHFGLGTGEFLTEMRDAGADVVGIDYRLPLDEASRRLGGSVPLQGNIDPALLAAPWAVLEEHTRDVVRRGRSAPAHVVNLGHGVPPDTDPAVLTRLAALVHELGADEATGAGR
- a CDS encoding protoporphyrinogen/coproporphyrinogen oxidase, translating into MTRLIVIGGGAAGLVAAREAAASGAEVTALEAKSSVGGSIARHDVAALTLDAGAESFATRGGAVAPLLDELDLSDRIVWPHIAGSWLHLPDRTVPSPKGGMLGIPTDPQSPEVVAAIGVDAAARAAHDLDDPLPAGFAPATLGALVRVRMGQAVLDRLVSPVANGVYSTPADDLAVDAIAPGLRAALTRTGSLARAVRELRGGIAAKPGAAAGGLRGGMWTLMSALADDIGARGGQVLVDAPVRGIHRDGDTWLVDVDRGETLRADAVIVATAQSAAVRLLGGLIPSAEWPAPTRVDLATLVLDAPALDAAPRGTGLLVADDAHDVVAAKALTHASIKWAWVAQQAGPGRHVVRLSYGQAGHRSQAADIDDAALQELAMRDAAALLGVRLEAAQLAGFARSTWTNAVSLAARGQAERVAAVREAVAAVPGLEVAGTWVAGTGLASVVPDARAAASRAVAR
- the hemQ gene encoding hydrogen peroxide-dependent heme synthase, whose product is MIDVVSDRVASSPESAPTVYTLWAAFARPAGAAVPTEALSTAAADLDAAIAEVEAAGVTVRGTYDVSGFRADADLLFWLHGPTPRELQAALRTLRRVPAIAALTPRQTFVAVHRDAEFNKRHIPAFVRGVEPKPWLAVYPFVRSKDWYLLRDSERSRMLAEHGRAGAGYTGVLTNTVAAFALGDYEWVVPIESDELVDLVDMMRDLRYVDARRHVIEETPFFTGHVVSTAEVAEVLS
- a CDS encoding ferrochelatase, whose protein sequence is MTAFDAILLASFGGPEGQDDVIPFLRNVTRGRGIPDERLEEVAVHYRHNGGVSPINAQNRALKAALETELAAREIELPVYWGNRNWNPYFADAVREAHAAGDDRLLAVVTSAYTSYSGVGQYRENFEQTLADTGLEGTVTIDRLREFFDHPGFVAPFIEGVRDAVRDTSSRPAGSLSAGAATPTHVLFVTHSIPNTAAEASGPEHGPGGAYVAQHLAVADVIAASAAPGVAYSLAYQSRSGDPRTPWLEPDVNDEIRRLAASGVQHVVVVPIGFVSDHMEVIWDLDTEAAETAAEVGIGFSRVATPGVHPAFVSGLVDLIEERLNDVPDAERPHLTALGPWPDHATVGASQRGTADAEPAVVR
- the hemC gene encoding hydroxymethylbilane synthase, with the translated sequence MTLRVGTRGSALATAQTQQVADALAAALGGVDVEIIRITTHGDTSRASLSSLGGTGVFATALRDALREGQCDVIVHSFKDLPTAPSPGLVVAAVPPREDARDVVVTRDGTPLEDLPAGSRVGTGSPRRIAQVRAVRPDLEVVDIRGNVDSRLARLHAAGADRLDAVVLSAAGLNRLGRTEVPAEPMPLDSWPSAPAQGALAVEVREADAAGTPLATALAQIADPASAACATAERGVLAGLEAGCSAPIGATAQVDGDALTLSAAVYSLDGQRQISTTVTASGADASERAAREVVTALRDTGADELN
- the hemB gene encoding porphobilinogen synthase — its product is MSTQHPVIRPRRLRTTPAMRRLVAETRIHPAQLILPLFVREDITEPAPITSMPGVVQHTLDSLKGAVRDAAAAGLGGIMLFGIPATRDATGSGATSASGILNRATEVAAVEAGDALVVQTDLCLDEFTDHGHCGVLDERGAVDNDATLDRYRDMAVAQARAGSQLLGLSGMMDGQVAAVREALDDAGFADTAILAYAAKYASAFYGPFREAVDSQLQGDRRTYQQDPANRIEGLREAALDEAEGADVLMVKPAMSYLDVLADVAATAQVPVWAYQVSGEYAMIEAAAANGWIDRDRAIRESVTGILRAGAGAVLTYWALELAASEGQA